A single window of Vibrio stylophorae DNA harbors:
- the ispG gene encoding flavodoxin-dependent (E)-4-hydroxy-3-methylbut-2-enyl-diphosphate synthase, giving the protein MHNPSPISRRKSTRIYVGNVPIGDGAPIAVQSMTNTRTTDVEATVAQIRALEKVGADIVRVSVPTMDAAEAFKLIKQQVNVPLVADIHFDYRIALKVAEYGVDCLRINPGNIGREERVRSVVDCARDLNIPIRIGVNGGSLEKDIQEKYKEPTPAALVESAMRHVDILDRLNFDQFKVSVKASDVFLAVDSYRLLASQIDQPLHLGITEAGGARAGAVKSAVGLGMLLRDGIGDTLRVSLAADPIEEVKVGFDILKSLRIRSRGINFIACPTCSRQEFDVIGTVNALEQRLEDITTAMDVSVIGCVVNGPGEAEVSHLGVAGSNRKSAYYLDGVRQRERFDNEQLIDQLEAKIRAKAAMLDESNRIDSKTID; this is encoded by the coding sequence ATGCACAATCCGTCTCCAATTTCGCGTCGCAAGTCGACGCGAATTTATGTCGGCAATGTTCCAATCGGCGATGGCGCACCCATCGCGGTTCAATCCATGACCAATACACGCACCACAGATGTTGAAGCAACTGTGGCGCAAATTCGCGCGTTGGAAAAAGTGGGCGCAGATATTGTTCGCGTTTCTGTCCCGACCATGGATGCCGCAGAAGCCTTCAAATTGATTAAGCAGCAAGTGAATGTACCTTTGGTGGCTGATATTCACTTTGACTATCGTATCGCGCTGAAAGTGGCTGAATACGGTGTCGATTGTTTGCGCATTAACCCAGGTAATATCGGTCGTGAAGAGCGCGTTCGTTCTGTTGTTGATTGTGCGCGTGATTTGAATATTCCCATTCGTATTGGGGTTAATGGCGGCTCTCTTGAAAAAGATATTCAAGAGAAATATAAAGAGCCAACGCCAGCTGCGCTGGTTGAATCAGCAATGCGTCATGTGGATATTTTGGATCGCTTGAATTTTGATCAATTCAAGGTGAGCGTCAAAGCATCGGATGTATTTCTTGCGGTGGATTCATATCGTTTATTGGCGAGTCAAATTGATCAGCCACTACATCTTGGGATCACAGAAGCGGGCGGTGCACGTGCTGGTGCGGTGAAATCAGCCGTAGGCCTTGGTATGTTGCTTCGCGATGGCATCGGCGATACATTGCGTGTGTCGCTGGCAGCAGATCCCATTGAAGAGGTCAAAGTTGGCTTTGACATTCTCAAATCACTTCGCATTCGTTCTCGCGGCATTAACTTTATCGCCTGTCCAACCTGTTCACGCCAAGAATTTGATGTGATCGGCACCGTCAACGCACTTGAACAGCGTCTAGAAGATATCACTACCGCCATGGATGTTTCTGTGATTGGCTGTGTGGTTAATGGACCGGGCGAAGCCGAAGTCTCGCATCTTGGTGTTGCGGGCAGTAATCGCAAGAGTGCCTATTACCTTGATGGGGTAAGACAGCGCGAGCGATTTGATAACGAACAA